A window of the bacterium genome harbors these coding sequences:
- a CDS encoding adenylate/guanylate cyclase domain-containing protein — protein sequence MKKLKKTIIALLVGIVSALLVIAAKDSYVLDRLELISYDIRMVFTRSDKPANQGVAVVLVDEASLKAMNPVIGRWPWPRSVMADILEYISMGEPRAVLLDVLFVENERNGVNQDSGYSEGDMRLSGVTASAGNYIHAAQFMRDAEDEFNKDLLGKPLPPEFIERFSVSYTPDSMKQAADSLPNSYALPIEPIQSAAQAVGAVDFAPDSDGVFRRTRLLRPYDGDYFPMLGFTPVAFGEGGHPFRLTPERLYLKDYSIPLDGKGNYLVNLYGNFNTYSISGIAASIQMMMKGETEHLIIAPGEFSDKYVFIGSSAVGVYDLKSTPLSGKTPGVFLQASVLSNCLDKDFLTPAPPWFGNVIAILLAIFASWAVTFAPRLWEKVAGPLSFIALYVAGAAYAFVIGSVWPVMIVAASGVLSASSAFVVFSMTEGQERRRVRKLFSVYVPPEVVEELISHDEERSAAQFGSEENVTVLFSDIRSFTTISEQLTAPRVVEMLNVYFSEMTDVIFEYRGTIDKFIGDAIMGFWGAPIREPNHAEKAVLASLLMLERLEKVNAELQKRGFAPLAIGIGLNTGTAVLGNIGSAKKLNYTVIGETVNLASRVEGLTKGYGCPLIITEFTCRALGGKIPCGVLDAVRVKGKTEPVRIYQPLVRLNPSPEELEIARATAKVMEEAFNLYLARKWQESINLYLTLAQNVYTRKMIERINHYMQNDPGENWDGVLGMETK from the coding sequence ATGAAAAAACTAAAAAAGACAATTATCGCCCTTCTGGTCGGAATCGTTTCGGCGCTGCTCGTCATCGCCGCAAAGGACAGCTACGTCCTGGACCGGCTCGAACTGATCTCCTACGACATCAGGATGGTCTTCACGAGAAGCGACAAACCCGCCAATCAGGGCGTGGCGGTCGTCCTCGTAGACGAGGCATCCCTCAAGGCGATGAACCCCGTCATCGGGCGCTGGCCCTGGCCCCGCTCGGTCATGGCCGACATCCTCGAATACATCTCGATGGGGGAGCCAAGGGCCGTGCTTCTGGACGTTCTCTTCGTCGAAAACGAGAGGAACGGGGTTAATCAGGACTCCGGGTACAGCGAAGGGGATATGCGCCTTTCAGGAGTCACCGCTTCGGCCGGAAACTATATCCACGCCGCCCAGTTCATGCGCGACGCCGAGGACGAGTTCAATAAAGACCTCCTCGGGAAACCCCTGCCCCCGGAATTCATCGAACGTTTCTCGGTCAGTTACACCCCCGATTCCATGAAGCAGGCCGCCGATTCTCTGCCGAATTCCTACGCCCTGCCGATTGAGCCGATACAGTCCGCGGCCCAGGCGGTTGGCGCCGTCGATTTCGCCCCGGATTCAGACGGGGTCTTCCGGCGCACCCGCCTCCTGCGCCCTTACGACGGCGATTACTTCCCCATGCTCGGCTTCACCCCCGTAGCCTTCGGAGAAGGCGGTCACCCTTTCCGCCTCACCCCCGAGCGCCTTTACCTCAAGGATTACTCCATCCCTCTGGACGGAAAGGGAAACTACCTCGTCAATCTGTACGGCAACTTCAACACCTATTCGATAAGCGGAATAGCCGCCTCCATCCAAATGATGATGAAGGGCGAAACCGAGCACCTCATCATCGCGCCGGGCGAATTTAGTGACAAATACGTCTTTATCGGGTCGAGCGCCGTCGGGGTCTACGATTTGAAGTCCACCCCCCTCAGCGGCAAGACGCCGGGGGTTTTCCTCCAGGCCTCGGTGCTCTCCAACTGCCTCGACAAGGACTTCCTCACCCCCGCCCCGCCCTGGTTCGGCAACGTCATAGCCATTCTCCTCGCCATATTTGCCTCCTGGGCGGTCACCTTCGCCCCGAGGCTGTGGGAGAAGGTCGCCGGTCCGCTCTCCTTCATCGCCCTTTACGTGGCGGGAGCGGCTTACGCCTTCGTCATCGGCTCGGTATGGCCGGTGATGATCGTAGCGGCCTCGGGGGTTCTCTCGGCTTCCTCCGCCTTCGTCGTCTTCTCCATGACCGAGGGGCAGGAGCGAAGGAGGGTCCGGAAGCTCTTTTCCGTTTACGTGCCGCCGGAGGTAGTCGAAGAGCTCATCTCGCACGACGAAGAGCGCTCGGCGGCGCAATTCGGCTCGGAGGAGAACGTCACCGTACTCTTTTCCGACATAAGAAGTTTCACCACCATCTCCGAGCAGCTTACCGCTCCCCGCGTGGTCGAGATGCTGAACGTCTACTTCTCCGAAATGACCGACGTCATCTTTGAATATCGCGGTACAATCGACAAATTCATCGGCGACGCGATAATGGGGTTCTGGGGCGCTCCGATACGCGAGCCGAACCACGCCGAAAAAGCCGTTCTCGCCTCCCTCCTGATGCTGGAGAGGCTGGAGAAGGTCAACGCGGAGCTTCAGAAGAGGGGTTTCGCGCCGCTGGCGATAGGAATAGGGCTGAACACCGGCACGGCGGTTCTCGGCAACATCGGCTCCGCAAAAAAACTCAACTACACCGTCATCGGCGAGACGGTGAACCTGGCTTCGAGGGTGGAGGGACTGACCAAGGGCTACGGCTGCCCGCTCATCATCACCGAATTCACCTGCCGCGCCCTCGGGGGCAAAATCCCCTGCGGAGTCCTCGACGCCGTGAGGGTGAAGGGCAAGACCGAGCCGGTGCGCATTTACCAGCCGCTTGTGAGGCTAAACCCCTCGCCCGAGGAGCTGGAAATTGCGCGCGCCACGGCGAAGGTCATGGAGGAGGCTTTCAACCTTTACCTCGCCAGGAAATGGCAGGAATCGATAAACCTCTATTTAACTCTGGCGCAAAATGTGTACACTCGTAAAATGATAGAGAGAATAAACCATTACATGCAAAACGACCCCGGAGAAAACTGGGACGGGGTCCTGGGCATGGAGACGAAATAA
- a CDS encoding glutamine synthetase type III, whose protein sequence is MNVPEVFGSNVFNDKTMKERLPKETYKALRETIEKGLPLNPAVAAIVANAMKDWALEKGATHYTHWFQPLTGITAEKHDSFIAPTDDGGVIMEFSGKQLIQGEPDASSFPSGGLRATFEARGYTAWDCTSPAFLKEDASGDVTLTIPTAFCSYNGEALDKKTPLLRSMKAVSDQALRVLRAMGDTTACKVIATVGPEQEYFLVDKEYYLERLDLIACGRTLFGAPGPKGQELEDQYFGAIKDRVADYMKDLDLELWKMGITSKTKHNEVAPAQYEMAPVFSTTNIAADHNQLVMETMQKVALRHDMVCLLHEKPYAGINGSGKHNNWSLSTDTGVNLLEPGHTPSENAQFLVFLCALLRAVDTHADIMRATCGSSGNDHRLGANEAPPAIISAFLGEELSDILTKIAQGEKAAKKAAEIMKIGVDTLPEFPRDNTDRNRTSPFAFTGNKFEFRMVGSSQSISGPNVALNTIVAESLDYVAKRLEKAKNVNTEILAIIKDTVKEHGRIIFNGNNYSDEWAKEAKKRGLPNVRNTIDALKAFVSPKAIELFGKYCVLSKEELHSRYDIYVEQYSKHINIEAQASMQMVKRQYIPAVIQYMEELGNSAALSGEHGEVQRTLLAEVGGLLKSAYKNLKALEVIAKEAQGVWNVEKQAKVYRDKVFPACQALRADIDALEAVMPRDLWPVPVYSDLLFKL, encoded by the coding sequence ATGAATGTCCCCGAGGTGTTCGGCAGCAACGTATTCAACGACAAGACTATGAAAGAAAGGCTTCCCAAGGAGACCTACAAGGCCCTCCGGGAGACCATTGAAAAGGGCCTGCCCCTCAATCCCGCCGTAGCCGCTATCGTGGCGAACGCCATGAAGGACTGGGCGCTTGAAAAGGGCGCGACCCACTACACCCACTGGTTCCAGCCCCTCACCGGCATCACCGCCGAGAAGCACGACTCCTTCATCGCCCCGACCGACGACGGCGGCGTGATAATGGAGTTCTCCGGCAAGCAGCTCATCCAGGGCGAGCCCGACGCCTCCTCCTTCCCGAGCGGCGGCCTTCGCGCCACCTTCGAGGCCCGCGGCTACACCGCCTGGGACTGCACCTCGCCCGCCTTCCTCAAGGAAGACGCCTCCGGCGACGTAACCCTCACCATCCCCACCGCCTTTTGCTCTTACAACGGCGAGGCGCTCGACAAGAAGACCCCGCTCCTTCGCTCGATGAAGGCCGTCTCCGACCAGGCTCTGCGCGTCCTTCGCGCCATGGGCGACACCACCGCCTGCAAGGTAATCGCCACCGTAGGGCCGGAGCAGGAATACTTCCTCGTCGACAAGGAATACTACCTCGAAAGGCTCGACCTCATAGCCTGCGGCCGCACCCTCTTCGGCGCGCCCGGCCCCAAGGGTCAGGAACTCGAAGACCAGTACTTCGGCGCAATCAAAGACCGCGTCGCCGATTACATGAAGGATCTCGACCTCGAACTCTGGAAGATGGGCATCACCTCCAAGACCAAGCACAACGAGGTCGCCCCGGCCCAGTACGAAATGGCCCCCGTCTTCTCCACCACCAACATCGCCGCCGATCACAACCAGCTGGTCATGGAGACGATGCAGAAGGTGGCTCTCCGCCACGACATGGTCTGCCTGCTGCACGAGAAGCCCTACGCGGGCATCAACGGCTCCGGCAAGCACAACAACTGGTCGCTCTCCACCGACACCGGCGTCAACCTTCTCGAACCCGGCCACACCCCCTCGGAGAACGCCCAGTTCCTCGTCTTCCTCTGCGCGCTTCTTCGCGCGGTTGACACCCACGCCGACATCATGCGCGCCACCTGCGGCAGCTCCGGCAACGACCACCGCCTCGGCGCCAACGAAGCCCCGCCCGCGATCATCTCCGCCTTCCTCGGCGAAGAGCTTTCCGACATCCTCACGAAGATCGCGCAGGGAGAGAAGGCCGCCAAGAAGGCCGCCGAGATCATGAAGATCGGCGTAGACACCCTTCCCGAGTTCCCGAGGGACAACACCGACCGCAACAGAACCTCGCCCTTCGCCTTCACCGGCAACAAGTTCGAGTTCCGCATGGTCGGCTCCTCCCAGTCGATCTCCGGCCCCAACGTAGCGCTAAACACCATCGTCGCCGAATCGCTCGACTACGTCGCCAAGCGGCTTGAAAAAGCCAAGAACGTCAACACCGAGATCCTCGCCATCATCAAAGACACCGTAAAGGAACACGGCCGCATCATCTTCAACGGCAACAACTACTCCGACGAGTGGGCCAAGGAAGCCAAGAAGCGCGGCCTCCCCAACGTCCGCAACACCATCGACGCCCTCAAGGCCTTCGTCTCTCCCAAGGCCATCGAGCTTTTCGGCAAATACTGCGTCCTTTCCAAGGAAGAGCTCCACTCCCGCTACGACATCTACGTCGAGCAGTACTCCAAGCACATCAACATCGAGGCCCAGGCCTCCATGCAGATGGTAAAGCGCCAGTACATACCCGCCGTAATCCAGTACATGGAAGAGCTCGGCAACTCCGCCGCCCTCTCCGGAGAGCACGGCGAAGTGCAGCGCACCCTTCTCGCCGAAGTAGGCGGCCTCCTCAAGTCCGCCTACAAGAACCTCAAGGCGCTTGAAGTTATCGCCAAGGAAGCCCAGGGAGTCTGGAACGTAGAGAAGCAGGCCAAGGTCTACAGAGACAAGGTCTTCCCCGCCTGCCAGGCCCTTCGCGCCGACATCGACGCCCTCGAAGCCGTCATGCCCCGCGACCTCTGGCCCGTCCCCGTCTACAGCGACCTCCTCTTCAAGCTCTAA
- a CDS encoding GAF domain-containing protein: protein MSPGEYLKDEKIKSRLIEIIQDLAAEKNKDALLEKILSGARELTRADAGTLYVVSGGRLHFKVFQNDTIGINYGPTSETVLVLQPVSIDETTVSGFAASRGLALNIPDVYLSSSFDFSGPKKYDAKSGYKSKSMLVVPLRNKNGSVIGVLQLINSIDPATKEIVSFPRRLEELAAAFASHAAETL from the coding sequence ATGTCGCCGGGCGAATATCTAAAAGATGAAAAGATAAAGAGCCGCCTGATCGAGATAATTCAGGATCTGGCCGCGGAAAAGAACAAGGACGCTCTCCTTGAGAAGATACTGTCCGGGGCGAGGGAGCTTACCCGCGCCGACGCGGGGACCCTTTACGTGGTAAGCGGCGGCAGGCTCCACTTCAAGGTCTTTCAGAACGACACCATCGGCATAAACTACGGCCCTACCTCGGAGACCGTTCTGGTGCTTCAGCCGGTTTCGATCGACGAGACCACGGTATCCGGCTTCGCCGCCTCCAGGGGGCTTGCCCTCAACATCCCCGATGTCTACCTGAGCAGCAGCTTCGACTTTTCCGGCCCGAAAAAGTACGACGCGAAGAGCGGCTACAAGTCAAAGTCGATGCTGGTGGTTCCGCTCCGGAACAAGAACGGCTCCGTAATCGGGGTCCTGCAGCTCATCAACTCCATCGATCCCGCGACAAAAGAGATAGTCTCTTTCCCGAGGCGCCTTGAGGAGCTTGCGGCGGCCTTCGCGAGCCACGCTGCGGAAACACTCTGA